GATTGATGAGATAAGAAAGAATGGCTATATCCTTACCCCTGGCCGTTACGTAGGCATGGAAGAGATCGAAGACGACGGCGAACCCTTCGAAGAGAAGATGGAAAGACTC
This portion of the Mesotoga infera genome encodes:
- a CDS encoding SAM-dependent DNA methyltransferase; translated protein: IDEIRKNGYILTPGRYVGMEEIEDDGEPFEEKMERLTTELAKLFKESRELEEEIRKNLEGIGYGW